The following are from one region of the Falco biarmicus isolate bFalBia1 chromosome 1, bFalBia1.pri, whole genome shotgun sequence genome:
- the UPK3BL2 gene encoding uroplakin-3b-like protein 2: MLPLLLLLLATAHGLETLEYSPTLATLPLGGLKTTSTFVLEQPRCVFNVRDDAVIWLVVAVPKAVPDFNNSVEPGTPERAFQGFPTTAPAYMTLNSTLLHYPCPKKPGDITVLRVGSETSCTRAENRPTCNGPLPGPGPYRVKFLALEGSEPVAETAWSEPITLRTAQSPSSIPTTGSGHSASMIAITSILSILFAILLAGLLAMLVLGSDTCGGSSTFSKPEAVTVQRYNTHHVYDQPAARL; encoded by the exons ATGCTCCcgctgctcctcctgctcctggcaaCAGCCCACGGCCTGG AGACACTCGAGTACAGTCCGACCCTGGCCACACTGCCTCTGGGGGGCCTGAAGACCACCTCCACCTTCGTGCTGGAGCAGCCCCGCTGCGTCTTCAATGTGCGAGATGATGCCGTCATCTGGCTGGTGGTGGCCGTCCCCAAGG ccgTACCCGACTTCAACAACAGCGTGGAGCCAGGGACCCCCGAGAGGGCATTCCAGGGCTTCCCCACCACCGCCCCTGCCTACATGACCCTCAACAGCACCCTCCTGCACTACCCCTGCCCCAAAAAACCCGGGGACATCACGGTGCTGCGTGTGGGCAGCGAGACCAGCTGCACCAGGGCTGAGAACAGACCCACCTGCAAcggccccctgcccggccctgggCCATACCG ggTGAAGTTCCTCGCCCTGGAGGGCTCCGAGCCCGTGGCAGAGACAGCCTGGTCGGAACCCATCACCCTGAGGACAG cccagtcacccagcagcatccccaccaCGGGCAGCGGGCACAGCGCCAGCATGATCGCCATCACCTCTATCCTCTCCATCCTCTTCGCCATCCTGCTGGCtggcctgctggccatgctggtCTTGGG ctcagACACCTGTGGCGGCAGCAGCACCTTCAGCAAGCCGGAGGCAGTGACAGTGCAGCGGTACAACACCCACCACGTCTACGACCAGCCGGCTGCACGGCTCTGA
- the LOC130154582 gene encoding ras GTPase-activating protein 4-like isoform X2: MDEDALSRDDVIGKVCITRDMLAEHPKGYSGWVSLSEVDPDEEVQGEIHLRVEVLGSQGSRRLRCTVLEARDLARKDRNGASDPFVRLRYNGKAQESTVVKKSCYPRWNETFEFELAEPAGEKLCVEVWDWDLVGRNDFLGKVVFSIQGLEAAGQEEGWFRLRPDKSKPREDEGRGSLGSLQLQVRLRDETVLPSHCYQPLVQLLCQEVKSGRQDGQVHLVTLLDETTTAECRQEVAVNLVKLFLGQGLVKEFLDLLFELELAKPCEPNTLFRSNSLASKSMESFLKVTGMPYLHAVLGPTITRVFEEKKHVELDPGKVEIKDTGCSGLHRVQTEGEVIEQGRQHLQSYLGELLDAIDKSVPACPPVIRAAFRQLFQRVEERFPQHQHIKFVAVTSFLCLRFFSPAIMTPKLFHLRETHADARTSRTLLLLAKAIQMVGNMEPAAGRAKEVWLAPLLPALQQGIAQMKDFITRLVEMEEEEEGEGRPLDPPRTVVREGPLFVHKTRGKGPLLPTAAKKLHFCLTGEALSFGKSPGAERSGTIALADILAAEKVEEKSFGSSHVMQVVYTGAGGQQETAYLQCKCVNELNQWLSALRKVCVNNPRVLRAYHPGVFRGDKWSCCHQKERTGLGCDRTRHGVTLHDWSDPLDPAAEAQRLFHHLQGLQGTLREKYWELLELEDAQNGPRDEDTPLPEGLRRLFGVLGDLEGCHRRAQPPAPPAPTLLQLQT; encoded by the exons ATGGACGAGGATGCGCTCAG ccgCGATGATGTTATTGGGAAGGTCTGCATCACCCGGGACATGCTGGCGGAGCACCCCAAGG GCTACAGTGGCTGGGTGAGCCTCAGTGAGGTGGACCCTGACGAGGAGGTGCAGGGGGAGATCCACCTGCGGGTGGAGGTCCTGGGGAGCCAGGGCAGCCGGCGGCTGCGCTGCACTGTGCTGGAGGCCAG GGATTTGGCCAGGAAGGACCGGAACGGCGCCTCCGACCCCTTCGTCCGCCTGCGCTACAACGGGAAGGCGCAGGAGAGCACC GTGGTTAAGAAATCCTGCTACCCCCGCTGGAACGAGACCTTCGAGTTCGAGCTGGCGGAGCCCGCCGGGGAGAAGCTGTGCGTGGAGGTGTGGGACTGGGACCTCGTCGGCAGGAATGACTTCCTGGGCAAG GTGGTGTTCAGCATCCAGGGGCTGGAGGCGGCcgggcaggaggagggctggTTCCGACTGCGGCCGGACAAGTCCAAGCCGAGGGAGGACGA GGGCCGAGGCAGCCTGGGCTCGCTGCAGCTGCAGGTACGGCTGCGGGACGAGACGGTGCTGCCCTCCCACTGCTACCAGCCCCTGGTCCAGCTCCTGTGCCAGGAGGTGAAGTCGGGGCGCCAG GATGGCCAAGTGCACCTGGTCACCCTCCTGGATGAAACCACCACGGCCGAGTGCCGGCAGGAGGTCGCCGTCAACTTGGTCAAACTCTTCCTGGGCCAAGGGCTGGTCAAGGAGTTCCTGGACCTGCTCTTCGAGCTGGAGCTGGCCAAGCCCT GCGAGCCAAACACTTTGTTCCGGAGCAACTCACTGGCCTCAAAGTCAATGGAGTCCTTCCTCAAG GTGACAGGGATGCCGTACCTGCACGCTGTCCTGGGACCCACCATCACCCGCGTGTTCGAGGAGAAGAAGCACGTGGAGCTCGACCCTGGCAAGGTGGAGATCAAAGACACCGG GTGCTCAGGGCTGCACCGGGTGCAGACGGAGGGGGAGGTGATCGAGCAGGGCCGCCAGCACCTCCAGTCCTACCTGGGTGAGCTGCTGGACGCCATCGACAAGTCGGTGCCGGCGTGTCCCCCTGTCATCCGTGCCGCTTTCCGGCAGCTCTTCCAGCGCGTCGAGGAGCGCTTCCCCCAGCACCAG CACATCAAGTTTGTGGCAGTCACCAGCTTCCTCTGCCTCCGCTTCTTCTCACCGGCCATCATGACCCCCAAGCTCTTCCACCTGCGGGAGACACACGCCGACGCACGCACCAGCcgcacgctgctgctgctggccaag GCCATCCAGATGGTGGGCAACATGGAGCCAGCGGCCGGGCGGGCCAAGGAGGTCTGGCTggccccgctgctgcccgccctgcagcagggcattGCCCAGATGAAGGACTTCATCACCCGGCTGGTGGagatggaggaagaggaggaaggtgagggGCGGCCGCTGGACCCCCCCCGCACGGTGGTGAGGGAGGGACCGCTCTTTGTCCACAAGACGCGGGGCAAGGGGCCACTGCTGCCCACCGCCGCCAAGAAGCTCCACTTCTGCCTCACCGGGGAGGCCCTCAGCTTTGGCAAGAGCCCCGGCGCGGAG CGCAGCGGCACCATCGCCCTGGCCGACATCCTGGCGGCTGAGAAGGTGGAGGAGAAGAGCTTCGGGAGCTCCCACGTCATGCAGGTGGTCTACACGGGTGCAGGTGGGCAACAGGAGACAGCCTACCTCCAGTGCAAG TGCGTCAACGAGCTGAACCAGTGGCTGTCAGCCCTGCGCAAGGTGTGCGTCAACAACCCCCGCGTGCTCCGCGCCTACCACCCCGGCGTCTTCCGTGGGGACAAGtggagctgctgccaccagaagGAGAGGACAG ggctggggtgcgACCGGACCCGGCATGGTGTCACCCTGCATGACTGGAGTGACCCCCTGGACCCCGCGGCTGAGGCGCAGCGACTCTTCCATCATCTTCAGGGCCTCCAAGGGACCCTCAG ggaaaagtactgggagctgctggagctggaggacGCCCAAAATGGCCCCCGGGATGAAG ACACCCCActgcctgaggggctgcgccggCTCTtcggggtgctgggggaccTGGAGGGCTGTCACCGCCGGGCgcagccccccgcgccccccgcacccaccctgctgcagctgcagacatGA
- the LOC130154645 gene encoding DNA-directed RNA polymerase II subunit RPB11-a: MNAPPAFESFLLFEGEKKITINKDTKVPNACLFTINKEDHTLGNIIKSQLLKDPQVLFAGYKVPHPLEHKIIIRVQTTPDYSPQEAFTNAITDLISELSLLEERFRVAIKDKQEGIE; the protein is encoded by the exons aTGAACGCGCCTCCGGCCTTCGAGTCCTTCTTGCTCTTCGAGGGCGAGAAGAA GATCACCATCAACAAGGACACGAAGGTGCCCAACGCCTGCCTGTTCACCATCAACAAGGAGGACCACACGCTGGGGAACATCATCAAGTC GCAGTTACTGAAAGACCCCCAGGTGTTATTTGCAGGGTACAAGGTCCCGCACCCACTGGAACACAAAATTATCATCCGCGTCCAAACCACCCCTGATTACAGCCCCCAGGAAGCTTTCACCAATGCCATCACGGATTTGATCAGTGAGCTCTCCCTCCTGGAGGAGAGGTTCAGG GTTGCCATTAAAGACAAACAAGAAGGAATTGAGTAA
- the LOC130154582 gene encoding ras GTPase-activating protein 4-like isoform X1, translating to MGAELGDGGFEARLGRPPAMARRSALSIRIVEGRNLPAKDITGSSDPYCIVKIDDEAIIRTATVWKTLSPFWGEEYEVHLQPTFHSISIYVMDEDALSRDDVIGKVCITRDMLAEHPKGYSGWVSLSEVDPDEEVQGEIHLRVEVLGSQGSRRLRCTVLEARDLARKDRNGASDPFVRLRYNGKAQESTVVKKSCYPRWNETFEFELAEPAGEKLCVEVWDWDLVGRNDFLGKVVFSIQGLEAAGQEEGWFRLRPDKSKPREDEGRGSLGSLQLQVRLRDETVLPSHCYQPLVQLLCQEVKSGRQDGQVHLVTLLDETTTAECRQEVAVNLVKLFLGQGLVKEFLDLLFELELAKPCEPNTLFRSNSLASKSMESFLKVTGMPYLHAVLGPTITRVFEEKKHVELDPGKVEIKDTGCSGLHRVQTEGEVIEQGRQHLQSYLGELLDAIDKSVPACPPVIRAAFRQLFQRVEERFPQHQHIKFVAVTSFLCLRFFSPAIMTPKLFHLRETHADARTSRTLLLLAKAIQMVGNMEPAAGRAKEVWLAPLLPALQQGIAQMKDFITRLVEMEEEEEGEGRPLDPPRTVVREGPLFVHKTRGKGPLLPTAAKKLHFCLTGEALSFGKSPGAERSGTIALADILAAEKVEEKSFGSSHVMQVVYTGAGGQQETAYLQCKCVNELNQWLSALRKVCVNNPRVLRAYHPGVFRGDKWSCCHQKERTGLGCDRTRHGVTLHDWSDPLDPAAEAQRLFHHLQGLQGTLREKYWELLELEDAQNGPRDEDTPLPEGLRRLFGVLGDLEGCHRRAQPPAPPAPTLLQLQT from the exons ATGGGCGCGGAGCTGGGTGACGGCGGGTTCGAGGCTCGGCtcggccgcccgcccgccatGGCCCGGCGGAGCGCGCTCTCCATCCGCATCGTGGAGGGCAGGAACCTGCCCGCCAAGGACAT CACGGGGAGCAGCGACCCGTACTGCATCGTGAAGATCGACGATGAGGCCATCATCAG GACTGCCACGGTGTGGAAAACGCTGTCCCCGTTCTGGGGGGAGGAATACGAGGTGCACCTCCAGCCCACCTTTCACAGCATCTCCATCTACGTCATGGACGAGGATGCGCTCAG ccgCGATGATGTTATTGGGAAGGTCTGCATCACCCGGGACATGCTGGCGGAGCACCCCAAGG GCTACAGTGGCTGGGTGAGCCTCAGTGAGGTGGACCCTGACGAGGAGGTGCAGGGGGAGATCCACCTGCGGGTGGAGGTCCTGGGGAGCCAGGGCAGCCGGCGGCTGCGCTGCACTGTGCTGGAGGCCAG GGATTTGGCCAGGAAGGACCGGAACGGCGCCTCCGACCCCTTCGTCCGCCTGCGCTACAACGGGAAGGCGCAGGAGAGCACC GTGGTTAAGAAATCCTGCTACCCCCGCTGGAACGAGACCTTCGAGTTCGAGCTGGCGGAGCCCGCCGGGGAGAAGCTGTGCGTGGAGGTGTGGGACTGGGACCTCGTCGGCAGGAATGACTTCCTGGGCAAG GTGGTGTTCAGCATCCAGGGGCTGGAGGCGGCcgggcaggaggagggctggTTCCGACTGCGGCCGGACAAGTCCAAGCCGAGGGAGGACGA GGGCCGAGGCAGCCTGGGCTCGCTGCAGCTGCAGGTACGGCTGCGGGACGAGACGGTGCTGCCCTCCCACTGCTACCAGCCCCTGGTCCAGCTCCTGTGCCAGGAGGTGAAGTCGGGGCGCCAG GATGGCCAAGTGCACCTGGTCACCCTCCTGGATGAAACCACCACGGCCGAGTGCCGGCAGGAGGTCGCCGTCAACTTGGTCAAACTCTTCCTGGGCCAAGGGCTGGTCAAGGAGTTCCTGGACCTGCTCTTCGAGCTGGAGCTGGCCAAGCCCT GCGAGCCAAACACTTTGTTCCGGAGCAACTCACTGGCCTCAAAGTCAATGGAGTCCTTCCTCAAG GTGACAGGGATGCCGTACCTGCACGCTGTCCTGGGACCCACCATCACCCGCGTGTTCGAGGAGAAGAAGCACGTGGAGCTCGACCCTGGCAAGGTGGAGATCAAAGACACCGG GTGCTCAGGGCTGCACCGGGTGCAGACGGAGGGGGAGGTGATCGAGCAGGGCCGCCAGCACCTCCAGTCCTACCTGGGTGAGCTGCTGGACGCCATCGACAAGTCGGTGCCGGCGTGTCCCCCTGTCATCCGTGCCGCTTTCCGGCAGCTCTTCCAGCGCGTCGAGGAGCGCTTCCCCCAGCACCAG CACATCAAGTTTGTGGCAGTCACCAGCTTCCTCTGCCTCCGCTTCTTCTCACCGGCCATCATGACCCCCAAGCTCTTCCACCTGCGGGAGACACACGCCGACGCACGCACCAGCcgcacgctgctgctgctggccaag GCCATCCAGATGGTGGGCAACATGGAGCCAGCGGCCGGGCGGGCCAAGGAGGTCTGGCTggccccgctgctgcccgccctgcagcagggcattGCCCAGATGAAGGACTTCATCACCCGGCTGGTGGagatggaggaagaggaggaaggtgagggGCGGCCGCTGGACCCCCCCCGCACGGTGGTGAGGGAGGGACCGCTCTTTGTCCACAAGACGCGGGGCAAGGGGCCACTGCTGCCCACCGCCGCCAAGAAGCTCCACTTCTGCCTCACCGGGGAGGCCCTCAGCTTTGGCAAGAGCCCCGGCGCGGAG CGCAGCGGCACCATCGCCCTGGCCGACATCCTGGCGGCTGAGAAGGTGGAGGAGAAGAGCTTCGGGAGCTCCCACGTCATGCAGGTGGTCTACACGGGTGCAGGTGGGCAACAGGAGACAGCCTACCTCCAGTGCAAG TGCGTCAACGAGCTGAACCAGTGGCTGTCAGCCCTGCGCAAGGTGTGCGTCAACAACCCCCGCGTGCTCCGCGCCTACCACCCCGGCGTCTTCCGTGGGGACAAGtggagctgctgccaccagaagGAGAGGACAG ggctggggtgcgACCGGACCCGGCATGGTGTCACCCTGCATGACTGGAGTGACCCCCTGGACCCCGCGGCTGAGGCGCAGCGACTCTTCCATCATCTTCAGGGCCTCCAAGGGACCCTCAG ggaaaagtactgggagctgctggagctggaggacGCCCAAAATGGCCCCCGGGATGAAG ACACCCCActgcctgaggggctgcgccggCTCTtcggggtgctgggggaccTGGAGGGCTGTCACCGCCGGGCgcagccccccgcgccccccgcacccaccctgctgcagctgcagacatGA
- the LOC130158026 gene encoding uroplakin-3b-like → MELLRVLLVLAGTGAAAGLALLPYVPRVPPAALPGKLTATTFALERPCCVFDHHTNASDAVWLVVAFANASAAFRNPPTQADVPLYERLPTAHSYMTLETAASTYACSAPGWALLRVGGDTACGGQGSQAPCNGPLPSPGPYRVKFLVMGCHGPKAETRWSEPILLPRGTGGTAVLRVPTPAPLGCWHAAWHQPYAITPKPRGEKRSPNSPGRPPLSIAPSLNPPCPPHIPHPTSFQPATPAPSTPHPHAVAAT, encoded by the exons ATGGAGCTGCTgcgggtgctgctggtgctggctgggacgggcgcaGCCGCAGGCCTGG ccctcctgccctaCGTGCCCCGCGTGCCCCCCGCGGCACTGCCAGGGAAGCTCACCGCCACCACCTTCGCTCTGGAGAGACCCTGCTGCGTCTTTGACCATCACACCAACGCCTCCGATGCCGTTTGGCTGGTGGTGGCTTTTGCCAACG CCTCGGCCGCCTTCAGAAACCCCCCGACGCAGGCTGATGTGCCCCTGTACGAGCGGCTGCCCACCGCCCACTCCTACATGACGCTGGAGACGGCAGCATCCACGTATGCCTGCTCAGCTCCGGGCTGGGCCCTCCTGCGGGTTGGGGGCGACACGGCGTGTgggggccagggcagccaggcCCCCTGCAACGGACCCCTGCCCTCCCCGGGGCCCTACAG GGTGAAGTTCCTGGTGATGGGCTGCCATGGCCCCAAAGCTGAGACGAGGTGGTCTGAGCCCATCCTCCTGCCGAGAGGTACCGGTGGCACTGCCGTCCTGCGGGTCCCCACACCTGCCCCGCTGGGGTGCTGGCATGCGGCATGGCATCAGCCTTATGCCATCACCCCAAAACCCAGAGGGGAAAAGCGATCCCCAAACTCCCCTGGCCGCCCTCCCCTTTCCATCGCACCATCCCTGaaccccccgtgccccccccacATCCCTCATCCCACCTCCTTCCAgccagccaccccagcaccatCGACCCCGCACCCACACGCCGTGGCAGCGACGTAG